The following coding sequences are from one Streptomyces sp. NBC_01485 window:
- a CDS encoding potassium channel family protein, whose translation MHIVIMGCGRVGSALAQTLEQQGHTVAVIDQDPTAFRRLGSGFGGRRVTGVGFDQDTLREAGIEEAGAFAAVSSGDNSNIIAARVAREMFGIENVAARIYDPRRAEVYQRLGIPTVATVRWTADQMLRRLLPSGAEPLWRDPTGGVQLAEVHAAPSWVGHKISKLQEETGVRVAFLTRLGEAILPTSQTVLQEGDLVHVMLRTDELEKVEASFAEGPREGGH comes from the coding sequence GTGCACATCGTCATCATGGGCTGCGGCAGAGTGGGTTCCGCTCTCGCCCAGACCCTGGAGCAACAGGGGCACACGGTCGCCGTGATCGACCAGGACCCCACCGCCTTCCGACGACTGGGCTCCGGTTTCGGCGGCCGTCGTGTCACGGGGGTCGGCTTCGACCAGGACACCCTGCGCGAGGCCGGCATCGAGGAGGCGGGCGCCTTCGCCGCCGTCTCCAGCGGGGACAACTCCAACATCATCGCCGCCCGCGTGGCCCGCGAGATGTTCGGCATCGAGAACGTCGCCGCCCGCATCTACGACCCCCGGCGCGCCGAGGTCTACCAGCGCCTGGGCATTCCGACCGTCGCCACCGTCCGCTGGACGGCCGACCAGATGCTGCGCCGGCTGCTCCCCTCGGGGGCCGAGCCGCTGTGGCGGGACCCCACCGGGGGCGTCCAGCTCGCCGAGGTGCACGCCGCCCCGTCCTGGGTCGGTCACAAGATCAGCAAGCTGCAGGAGGAGACGGGCGTCCGTGTGGCGTTCCTGACCCGCCTCGGCGAGGCGATCCTGCCCACCTCGCAGACGGTGTTGCAGGAGGGGGACCTGGTGCATGTGATGCTGCGCACGGACGAGCTCGAGAAGGTCGAGGCGTCGTTCGCCGAGGGCCCGAGGGAAGGCGGTCACTGA
- the dut gene encoding dUTP diphosphatase encodes MSSDSLNVLIRRIDPDVPLPAYEHPGDAGADLRTTESRELAPGERAVLPTGVSIALPEGYAAFVHPRSGLAARCGIALVNAPGTVDAGYRGEIKVIVVNLDPRESVRFERFDRIAQLVVQQVERVRFQEVAELPGSARAAGGFGSTGGHAAVGGASGTSGQTAVGGATGGNRYASVVSDREGQ; translated from the coding sequence GTGAGCAGTGACTCCCTGAACGTGCTGATCCGGCGCATCGACCCCGACGTACCGCTTCCGGCGTACGAGCACCCGGGGGACGCGGGAGCCGATCTGCGCACCACGGAGAGCCGTGAACTGGCGCCAGGGGAGCGGGCCGTGCTTCCCACGGGTGTTTCCATCGCCCTGCCCGAGGGGTACGCGGCCTTCGTGCACCCACGTTCGGGGCTCGCCGCCCGGTGCGGCATCGCCCTCGTGAATGCCCCGGGGACGGTGGATGCCGGGTACCGTGGGGAGATCAAGGTGATCGTGGTGAATCTCGACCCGCGCGAGTCCGTGCGGTTCGAGCGCTTCGACCGGATTGCCCAACTGGTCGTCCAGCAGGTCGAGAGGGTCCGCTTCCAGGAGGTCGCGGAACTTCCCGGCTCGGCGCGGGCCGCGGGGGGCTTCGGGTCCACCGGCGGGCATGCCGCCGTGGGCGGCGCAAGCGGTACAAGCGGTCAGACCGCCGTAGGCGGCGCGACGGGTGGGAATCGATACGCTTCGGTCGTATCCGACCGGGAAGGACAGTGA
- a CDS encoding DUF3710 domain-containing protein — protein MFGRRKKKGAAEDAAGEAEQVVDSVDAEADDVAGEGEGRRERARLEPEPRPDGPWDDSEVRDPAEGRVDLGGIFVPGVDGMELRVEVAGDAIVAATVVLRDSAVQLQAFAAPKREGIWGEVREEIGSGITQQGGIVDEVEGPLGWELRAQVPVQLPDGTGGFHVVRFVGVDGPRWFLRGVISGQGAVQPQAAGLLEQIFRDTVVVRGEGPMAPRDPIVLKLPNDAQMVPEGVQQQDDSSRFSGGMGQLQRGPEITEVR, from the coding sequence GTGTTCGGACGTCGCAAGAAGAAGGGTGCCGCCGAGGACGCGGCCGGCGAGGCCGAGCAGGTCGTCGACAGTGTCGACGCTGAGGCGGACGACGTAGCGGGCGAGGGTGAGGGCCGGCGCGAGCGTGCGCGGCTCGAGCCCGAGCCGCGGCCCGACGGACCCTGGGACGACTCCGAGGTGCGCGACCCCGCCGAGGGCCGCGTGGACCTCGGCGGGATCTTCGTGCCCGGGGTCGACGGCATGGAACTGCGGGTCGAGGTCGCCGGTGACGCGATCGTCGCGGCGACCGTCGTGCTGCGCGACAGCGCCGTCCAGTTGCAGGCCTTCGCCGCTCCCAAGCGCGAGGGCATCTGGGGCGAGGTGCGCGAGGAGATCGGCTCCGGCATCACCCAGCAGGGTGGCATCGTCGACGAGGTCGAAGGCCCGCTGGGCTGGGAGCTGCGGGCGCAGGTGCCGGTGCAGTTGCCGGACGGCACGGGCGGCTTCCATGTCGTGCGGTTCGTCGGCGTGGACGGTCCCCGCTGGTTCCTGCGCGGGGTGATCTCGGGCCAGGGTGCGGTGCAGCCGCAGGCGGCCGGGCTGCTCGAGCAGATCTTCCGGGACACGGTCGTGGTTCGCGGCGAGGGCCCGATGGCGCCGCGCGACCCGATCGTCCTGAAGCTGCCGAACGACGCGCAGATGGTGCCCGAGGGCGTCCAGCAGCAGGACGACAGCTCCCGCTTCTCCGGCGGCATGGGCCAGTTGCAGCGCGGACCGGAGATCACCGAGGTCCGCTAG
- a CDS encoding sensor histidine kinase KdpD — protein sequence MARGKLRIYLGAAPGVGKTYAMLSEAHRRVERGTDCVVAFVEHHGRQRTEVMLHGLEQVPRRELEYRGGVFTEMDVDAVLARGPQVALVDELAHTNVPGSRNAKRWQDVAELLAAGIDVVSTVNIQHLESLGDVVESITGVRQQETVPDEFVRRADQIELVDMSPQALRRRMAHGNIYKPDKVDAALSNYFRPGNLTALRELALLWVADRVDEYLKQYRSEHRVSAIWGSRERIVVGLTGGPEGRTLIRRAARLAEKGAGGEVLAVYIARSDGLTSASPKELAVQRTLAEDLGGTFHHVVGDDIPAALLDFARGVNATQIVLGSSRRKTWQYVFGPGVGATVARESGSDLDVHIVTHDEVAKGRGLPVARGARLGRARILWGWLVGVAGPALLALLLNTVHLGLANDMLLFLAVTVAAALLGGLLPALASAAVGSLLLNYFYTPPLHRWTIADPKNIVAIVIFVGVGISVASVVDLAARRTHQAARLRAESEILSYLAGNVLRGETSLEALLERVRETFGMESAALLERTEGRAPWTRAGHVGVGRPVERPEDADVDVPVGDHLALALTGRVLPAEDRRVLAAFAAQAVVVLDRRRLQEEADRARALAEGNRIRTALLAAVSHDLRTPLAGIKAAVSSLRSDDVAWSEEDQAELLEGIEDGADRLDHLVGNLLDMSRLQTGTVTPIIREIDLDEVVPMALGGVPDPQESVELDIPETLPMVAVDAGLLERSVANLVENAVKYSPVGEPVLVSASALSERVEVRVVDRGPGVPDEAKERIFAPFQRYGDAPRGAGVGLGLAVARGFAEAMGGTLNAEDTPGGGLTMVLTVRAAGPRPEPQPVQPDPQPVQPDPQPVQPAQPERQASC from the coding sequence ATGGCACGCGGAAAGCTTCGGATCTACCTCGGTGCGGCACCGGGCGTGGGCAAGACGTACGCGATGCTGTCCGAGGCGCACCGGCGGGTGGAGCGCGGCACGGACTGCGTGGTGGCGTTCGTCGAGCACCACGGGCGGCAGCGCACCGAGGTGATGCTGCACGGCCTGGAGCAGGTCCCGCGCCGCGAGCTGGAGTACCGGGGCGGCGTCTTCACCGAGATGGACGTCGACGCGGTCCTCGCCCGCGGCCCGCAGGTCGCCCTGGTGGACGAACTCGCCCACACCAACGTCCCGGGTTCGCGCAACGCCAAGCGCTGGCAGGACGTGGCGGAGCTGCTCGCCGCCGGAATCGACGTGGTCTCGACGGTCAACATCCAGCACCTGGAGTCGCTGGGTGACGTCGTGGAGTCGATCACGGGGGTACGGCAGCAGGAGACGGTGCCGGACGAGTTCGTGCGGCGGGCCGACCAGATCGAGCTGGTGGACATGTCACCCCAGGCGCTGCGGCGGCGGATGGCGCACGGAAACATCTACAAGCCGGACAAGGTCGACGCGGCCCTGTCCAACTACTTCCGGCCCGGCAACCTCACCGCCCTGCGGGAGCTGGCCCTGCTGTGGGTGGCCGACCGGGTCGACGAGTACCTGAAGCAGTACCGCAGCGAGCACCGGGTGTCGGCGATCTGGGGTTCGCGCGAGCGGATCGTGGTCGGGCTGACCGGCGGCCCGGAGGGGCGCACCCTGATCCGGCGGGCGGCGCGGCTCGCGGAGAAGGGCGCCGGCGGAGAGGTCCTGGCCGTGTACATCGCCCGCAGCGACGGGCTGACCTCGGCCTCGCCCAAGGAGCTGGCGGTCCAGCGCACCCTCGCGGAGGACCTGGGCGGCACCTTCCACCACGTGGTCGGTGACGACATCCCGGCCGCGCTGCTCGACTTCGCCCGCGGGGTCAACGCCACGCAGATCGTGCTCGGCTCCTCACGCCGCAAGACATGGCAGTACGTCTTCGGCCCCGGAGTCGGCGCGACGGTCGCCCGCGAGTCCGGGTCCGACCTCGACGTGCACATCGTCACCCACGACGAGGTCGCCAAGGGGCGCGGGCTGCCGGTGGCCCGGGGCGCCCGGCTCGGGCGGGCCCGGATCCTCTGGGGCTGGCTGGTCGGAGTGGCGGGCCCGGCGCTGCTGGCACTGCTGCTGAACACCGTCCACCTCGGCCTCGCCAACGACATGCTGCTGTTCCTGGCGGTGACCGTGGCCGCGGCGCTGCTCGGCGGACTGCTGCCCGCCCTGGCCTCGGCGGCCGTGGGCTCGCTCCTGCTGAACTACTTCTACACACCGCCCCTGCACAGATGGACGATCGCCGACCCGAAGAACATCGTCGCCATCGTGATCTTCGTCGGGGTGGGGATCTCGGTGGCGTCGGTGGTGGACCTGGCGGCCCGGCGTACGCATCAGGCGGCCCGGCTGCGGGCCGAGTCGGAGATCCTGTCCTACCTGGCGGGCAACGTGCTGCGGGGCGAGACCAGCCTGGAGGCGCTCCTCGAGCGGGTGCGGGAGACCTTCGGGATGGAGTCCGCGGCGCTGCTGGAGCGGACGGAGGGCAGAGCGCCGTGGACCCGCGCGGGGCACGTCGGGGTCGGACGCCCGGTCGAGCGGCCCGAGGACGCGGACGTGGACGTGCCGGTCGGCGACCACCTGGCGCTGGCGCTCACCGGGCGCGTGCTGCCCGCGGAGGACCGGCGGGTGCTGGCCGCGTTCGCCGCTCAGGCGGTCGTGGTGCTGGACCGGCGGCGACTGCAGGAGGAGGCCGACCGGGCCCGTGCGCTGGCCGAGGGCAACCGCATCCGCACGGCGCTGCTGGCCGCCGTCAGCCACGACCTGCGCACGCCGCTGGCCGGCATCAAGGCGGCGGTCTCCTCGCTGCGCTCCGACGACGTGGCCTGGTCCGAGGAGGACCAGGCGGAGCTGCTGGAGGGGATCGAGGACGGTGCGGACCGGCTCGACCACCTGGTGGGCAACCTGCTGGACATGTCCCGCCTCCAGACCGGTACGGTCACGCCGATCATCCGCGAGATCGACCTCGACGAGGTGGTGCCGATGGCGCTCGGCGGGGTCCCGGATCCGCAGGAGAGCGTGGAGCTGGACATCCCGGAGACGCTGCCCATGGTCGCCGTGGACGCCGGGCTGCTGGAGCGTTCGGTCGCCAACCTCGTGGAGAACGCGGTCAAGTACAGCCCGGTCGGCGAACCCGTGCTGGTCTCGGCGAGCGCGCTGTCCGAGCGGGTCGAGGTGCGGGTCGTGGACCGTGGGCCGGGCGTCCCCGACGAGGCCAAGGAGCGGATATTCGCGCCCTTCCAGCGCTACGGCGACGCCCCGCGCGGGGCCGGGGTGGGGCTCGGCCTCGCGGTCGCCCGCGGCTTCGCCGAGGCGATGGGCGGCACACTGAACGCCGAGGACACCCCCGGCGGTGGCCTCACCATGGTCCTCACCGTCCGCGCGGCGGGCCCGCGCCCCGAGCCACAGCCCGTACAGCCCGATCCGCAACCCGTGCAACCCGACCCGCAACCGGTGCAACCCGCACAACCCGAGAGGCAGGCCTCATGCTGA
- a CDS encoding PaaI family thioesterase: MSGTSAALEPPANAVKPVRHPDAPAPGELLGAHYEHCFGCGGEQTHGLHLEARAGEEVTVTAEFTVQSAHQGAPGLAHGGILASALDETLGSLNWLLRTVAVTGRLATDFVRPVPVGTTLHLAAAVTAVAGRKIYSTATGRIGGPDGPVAVRADALFIEVAVEHFVNHGREEEIRAAMSDPDQTRRVRAFEVNP; encoded by the coding sequence GTGAGTGGTACTTCCGCAGCTCTTGAGCCTCCGGCCAATGCCGTGAAGCCCGTCCGGCACCCCGATGCTCCCGCGCCCGGCGAGCTTCTCGGCGCCCACTACGAACACTGTTTCGGATGTGGCGGCGAGCAGACTCACGGGCTGCACCTGGAGGCGCGGGCCGGCGAGGAGGTGACGGTCACCGCCGAGTTCACCGTGCAGTCCGCCCACCAGGGCGCGCCCGGTCTGGCGCACGGCGGAATCCTGGCCTCCGCCCTCGACGAGACGCTCGGCTCGCTGAACTGGCTGCTGCGGACCGTCGCCGTGACCGGACGGCTGGCGACCGACTTCGTACGGCCCGTGCCCGTCGGGACCACGCTGCACCTGGCGGCCGCGGTGACGGCGGTGGCCGGGCGCAAGATCTACTCGACCGCCACCGGGCGGATCGGCGGCCCCGACGGGCCCGTCGCCGTCCGGGCCGACGCGCTCTTCATCGAGGTCGCGGTCGAGCACTTCGTGAACCACGGCCGCGAGGAGGAGATCCGGGCCGCCATGAGCGACCCGGACCAGACCCGGCGTGTCCGCGCCTTCGAGGTGAACCCGTGA
- a CDS encoding potassium channel family protein, giving the protein MRVAIAGAGAVGRSIAGELLENGHEILLIDKAPTAISVERVPQAEWLLADACEITSLDEAALQRCNVVIAATGDDKVNLVVSLLAKTEYGVPRVVARVNNPKNEWLFNESWGVDVAVSTPRLMSALVEEAVSVGDLVRLLRFSHGDANLVELTLPEESALAGTQVGDVEWPEDTSLVTIIRGTRVLTPSREDSLEPGDELLFVAAQAREEQLEDLLSVRKPGTGN; this is encoded by the coding sequence ATGAGGGTCGCCATTGCCGGAGCCGGAGCCGTCGGCCGCTCGATCGCGGGCGAACTGCTGGAGAACGGCCACGAGATCCTGCTGATCGACAAGGCGCCGACCGCCATCTCGGTCGAGCGCGTCCCCCAGGCGGAGTGGCTGCTGGCCGACGCCTGCGAGATCACGTCGCTGGACGAGGCGGCGCTCCAGCGCTGCAACGTCGTCATCGCCGCGACCGGCGACGACAAGGTCAACCTGGTCGTGTCGCTGCTGGCGAAGACGGAGTACGGCGTTCCGCGCGTCGTCGCCCGCGTCAACAACCCCAAGAACGAGTGGCTCTTCAACGAGTCCTGGGGCGTGGACGTGGCCGTCTCGACCCCGCGTCTGATGTCCGCCCTGGTCGAGGAGGCGGTGAGCGTCGGCGACCTGGTCCGCCTGCTCCGCTTCAGCCACGGCGACGCCAACCTCGTCGAACTGACCCTCCCCGAGGAATCGGCCCTGGCCGGCACCCAGGTCGGCGACGTGGAATGGCCCGAGGACACCTCCCTGGTCACCATCATCCGCGGCACCCGCGTCCTGACCCCGTCCCGCGAGGACTCCCTCGAACCGGGCGACGAACTACTCTTCGTCGCCGCCCAGGCAAGAGAGGAACAACTCGAGGACCTGTTGTCGGTACGCAAGCCCGGCACCGGCAACTGA
- a CDS encoding response regulator — translation MLSPAGATPQAPTRVLVIDDEPQIVRALVINLKARKYEVDAAHDGATALRLAASRHPDVIVLDLGLPDMDGVEVIKGLRGWTRVPILVLSARHTSDEKVEALDAGADDYVTKPFGMDELLARLRAAVRRAEPAGGGEDEVLVETDGFTVDLAAKKVQRAGKDVRLTPTEWHLLEVLVRNSGRLVSQKQLLQEVWGPSYGTETNYLRVYMAQLRRKLEADPSHPAHFVTEPGMGYRFER, via the coding sequence ATGCTGAGCCCGGCTGGGGCGACACCCCAGGCCCCCACGAGGGTGCTCGTGATCGACGACGAGCCGCAGATCGTGCGCGCCCTCGTGATCAACCTCAAGGCCCGCAAGTACGAGGTCGACGCCGCTCACGACGGCGCCACCGCCCTCCGGCTCGCCGCCTCCCGCCACCCGGACGTGATCGTCCTCGACCTGGGGCTGCCCGACATGGACGGCGTCGAGGTGATCAAGGGGCTGCGCGGCTGGACCCGGGTGCCGATCCTGGTGCTGTCCGCCCGGCACACGTCGGACGAGAAGGTCGAGGCGCTCGACGCCGGCGCCGACGACTACGTCACCAAGCCCTTCGGCATGGACGAGTTGCTGGCCCGGCTGCGGGCCGCCGTCCGCCGGGCCGAACCCGCCGGGGGCGGCGAGGACGAGGTGCTGGTGGAGACCGACGGCTTCACCGTCGACCTCGCCGCGAAGAAGGTCCAGCGGGCCGGGAAGGACGTACGGTTGACGCCCACGGAGTGGCATCTGCTGGAGGTGCTGGTGCGCAACTCCGGCCGGCTGGTCAGCCAGAAGCAACTGCTGCAGGAGGTGTGGGGGCCGTCGTACGGGACGGAGACCAACTATCTGCGGGTGTACATGGCGCAACTGAGACGGAAGCTCGAGGCGGACCCCTCGCATCCCGCGCACTTCGTCACGGAGCCCGGGATGGGGTACCGGTTCGAGCGCTGA
- a CDS encoding OB-fold nucleic acid binding domain-containing protein, with translation MSAVPRPQKSVGRFRRMLDRLSSSQEDLESEELREDTETAGCTRIGDCQDRQIVSVTGTLRTVTLRPRAGVPALEAELFDGSAALDVVWLGRRSIVGIEPGRRLIASGRVSMSRGRRVLFNPKYELRPLGRE, from the coding sequence ATGAGTGCTGTTCCTCGTCCCCAAAAGTCGGTGGGCCGGTTCCGGCGCATGCTCGACCGGCTCTCCTCGTCGCAGGAGGATCTGGAGTCCGAGGAGCTGCGGGAGGACACCGAGACGGCTGGCTGTACGCGGATCGGAGACTGCCAGGACCGCCAGATAGTGTCGGTTACTGGTACCTTGCGCACGGTCACCCTGCGGCCGCGTGCCGGAGTGCCGGCCCTGGAGGCCGAGCTGTTCGACGGCAGCGCCGCGCTGGACGTGGTGTGGCTGGGCAGGCGGTCCATCGTGGGGATAGAACCGGGACGCAGACTCATCGCATCGGGCCGGGTCTCCATGAGCCGGGGCCGCCGGGTGCTGTTCAACCCCAAGTACGAACTGAGACCCCTGGGTAGGGAGTAG
- a CDS encoding APC family permease has product MSKLTDVPKRILIGRALRSDRLGETLLPKRIALPVFASDPLSSVAYAPGEVLLVLSIAGVSAYHFSPWIALAVVVLMFTVVASYRQNVHAYPSGGGDYEVATTNLGPKAGLTVASALLVDYVLTVAVSISSGIENLGSAIPFVVEHKVACAVAVIVLLTLMNLRGVKESGKLFAIPTYVFVAGVFVMIAWGAFRGLVLDDQMRAPTAEYTIKAEHQGLAGFALVFLMLRAFSSGCAALTGVEAISNGVPAFRKPKSKNAATTLLAMGLLAVTMFCGIIVLALVTKVRMAENPAVDLLENGVGVGADYVQNPVITQVAEAVFGKGSFFFVVLAAATALVLFLAANTAYNGFPVLGSILAQDRYLPRQLHTRGDRLAFSNGIVLLAGAAMLLVVIYGADSTRLIQLYIVGVFVSFTLSQIGMVRHWNRHLATETDQAKRRHMVRSRAINTFGAFFTGLVLVVVLVTKFTHGAWVALLGMVIFYATMTAIRRHYDGVAAELVAPEGPSDDSVRPSRVHSVLLISKIHRPTLRALAYAKLMRSDTLEALTVNVDPAETKVLRDEWERRGIDVPLKVLDSPYREVTRPVIEYVKSLRRDSPRDAVSVIIPEYVVGHWYEHLLHNQSALRLKGRLLFTPGVMVTSVPYQLQSSEAAKNRARKRQEWNAPGSVRRGPLQEGHPKEPSGTSGGGKAGAGTSGAGTTGGGTSAAGKTGAGTSGAGTSGAGSPGAGSSDSDAKS; this is encoded by the coding sequence GTGTCCAAACTGACCGACGTGCCCAAACGCATTCTGATCGGGCGCGCACTGCGCAGTGATCGGCTGGGGGAAACCCTCCTGCCGAAGCGCATCGCCCTACCCGTCTTCGCTTCCGACCCGCTGTCCTCCGTGGCCTACGCGCCCGGGGAGGTGCTGCTGGTCCTGTCCATCGCGGGCGTGTCGGCCTACCACTTCAGCCCGTGGATCGCCCTCGCGGTCGTCGTGCTGATGTTCACGGTGGTCGCCTCCTACCGGCAGAACGTCCACGCCTATCCCAGCGGCGGTGGCGACTACGAGGTGGCCACCACCAACCTCGGCCCCAAGGCCGGGCTGACGGTCGCGAGCGCGCTGCTCGTCGACTACGTCCTGACCGTCGCCGTCTCCATCTCCTCCGGCATCGAGAACCTCGGCTCCGCGATCCCGTTCGTCGTCGAGCACAAGGTGGCCTGCGCCGTCGCCGTGATCGTGCTGCTGACGCTGATGAACCTGCGCGGGGTCAAGGAGTCCGGCAAGCTCTTCGCGATCCCGACGTACGTGTTCGTCGCGGGCGTCTTCGTCATGATCGCGTGGGGGGCGTTCCGGGGACTGGTGCTCGACGACCAGATGCGGGCGCCGACGGCCGAGTACACGATCAAGGCCGAGCACCAGGGCCTGGCCGGTTTCGCCCTTGTCTTCCTGATGCTGCGCGCCTTCTCCTCCGGCTGTGCGGCGCTCACCGGTGTCGAGGCGATCTCCAACGGCGTCCCGGCCTTCCGCAAGCCCAAGTCGAAGAACGCGGCGACCACGCTGTTGGCGATGGGCCTGCTGGCCGTCACCATGTTCTGCGGGATCATCGTGCTGGCCCTGGTGACCAAGGTGCGGATGGCCGAGAACCCGGCCGTCGACCTGCTCGAGAACGGCGTCGGGGTCGGCGCCGACTACGTCCAGAACCCGGTGATCACCCAGGTCGCCGAGGCCGTCTTCGGCAAGGGCAGCTTCTTCTTCGTCGTGCTCGCCGCGGCCACGGCCCTGGTGCTGTTCCTGGCCGCGAACACCGCCTACAACGGCTTCCCGGTGCTCGGCTCGATCCTCGCCCAGGACCGCTACCTGCCCCGCCAGCTGCACACCCGCGGCGACCGCCTCGCGTTCTCCAACGGCATCGTGCTGCTGGCCGGCGCGGCCATGCTGCTGGTGGTCATCTACGGCGCCGACTCCACGCGTCTGATCCAGCTGTACATCGTCGGCGTGTTCGTGTCCTTCACGCTCAGCCAGATCGGCATGGTCCGGCACTGGAACCGGCACCTGGCGACCGAGACCGATCAGGCCAAGCGCCGCCACATGGTCCGCTCCCGCGCGATCAACACCTTCGGTGCCTTCTTCACCGGCCTGGTCCTGGTCGTCGTCCTGGTCACCAAGTTCACCCACGGCGCCTGGGTCGCCCTGCTCGGCATGGTCATCTTCTACGCGACGATGACCGCGATCCGCCGCCACTACGACGGCGTGGCCGCGGAACTCGTCGCCCCCGAGGGCCCCAGCGACGACAGCGTGCGCCCCTCCCGGGTCCACTCGGTGCTGCTCATCTCGAAGATCCACCGCCCCACCCTGCGCGCCCTCGCCTACGCCAAGCTGATGCGCTCCGACACGCTGGAGGCGCTCACCGTCAACGTCGACCCGGCCGAGACGAAGGTGCTGCGCGACGAGTGGGAACGGCGCGGGATCGACGTCCCGCTGAAGGTGCTGGACTCGCCGTACCGCGAGGTCACGCGGCCGGTCATCGAGTACGTCAAGAGCCTGCGCCGGGATTCGCCGCGCGACGCGGTGTCGGTGATCATCCCCGAGTACGTGGTCGGCCACTGGTACGAGCACCTGCTGCACAACCAGAGCGCGCTGCGGCTGAAGGGCCGGCTGCTGTTCACGCCGGGCGTCATGGTCACGTCCGTGCCGTACCAGCTCCAGTCCTCCGAGGCGGCGAAGAACCGGGCCCGCAAGCGGCAGGAATGGAACGCCCCGGGTTCGGTGCGGCGCGGTCCGCTGCAGGAGGGGCATCCGAAGGAGCCGTCGGGTACGTCCGGCGGGGGTAAGGCGGGGGCGGGCACGTCCGGTGCCGGTACGACCGGCGGGGGTACGTCGGCGGCGGGCAAGACCGGCGCGGGTACGTCGGGGGCGGGTACGTCCGGCGCGGGTTCTCCGGGGGCGGGTTCTTCGGACTCGGACGCCAAGAGCTGA
- a CDS encoding DUF3159 domain-containing protein yields the protein MTSLDKPTEDTTAEDTAAADARAVTEAALFEAFGGVRGMVETVVPGLLFVTIFTINKDLHMSAIAALAVSLVLVVVRLVMKDTVKHAFSGVFGVAFGVVFAMMTGNAKDFYLPGMLYTLGLALAYIITTLCGVPLIGLILGPVFKENLSWRTRNPGRKKAYAKASWAWGLILLAKCAILFPLYWWANTAQLGWVLVALKIPPFLLAVWLTWVFLAKAPAPIDVFAEMEAEEKAEAEREAAAGASEVGARHRREG from the coding sequence GTGACGTCGCTCGACAAGCCGACCGAAGACACGACTGCGGAAGACACCGCCGCGGCCGACGCCCGGGCGGTGACCGAGGCCGCCCTGTTCGAGGCGTTCGGCGGCGTGCGCGGCATGGTCGAGACGGTGGTGCCGGGCCTGCTCTTCGTCACGATCTTCACGATCAACAAGGACCTGCACATGTCCGCGATCGCCGCGCTCGCGGTGTCGCTGGTCCTGGTCGTGGTCCGGCTGGTGATGAAGGACACGGTCAAGCACGCCTTCAGCGGGGTCTTCGGCGTCGCCTTCGGCGTCGTCTTCGCGATGATGACCGGCAACGCCAAGGACTTCTATCTGCCGGGCATGCTCTACACGCTGGGGCTGGCGCTGGCGTACATCATCACCACGCTGTGCGGGGTGCCGCTGATCGGGCTCATCCTCGGGCCGGTGTTCAAGGAGAACCTCTCCTGGCGCACCCGCAATCCCGGCCGCAAGAAGGCGTACGCGAAGGCCAGTTGGGCGTGGGGGCTGATCCTTCTCGCCAAGTGCGCGATCCTCTTCCCGCTGTACTGGTGGGCGAACACCGCGCAGCTCGGGTGGGTGCTGGTGGCGCTGAAGATTCCGCCGTTCCTGCTGGCCGTGTGGCTGACGTGGGTGTTCCTCGCGAAGGCGCCCGCGCCGATTGATGTGTTTGCGGAGATGGAGGCGGAGGAGAAGGCGGAGGCTGAGCGGGAGGCTGCCGCCGGGGCCTCGGAGGTTGGGGCGCGGCACCGTCGGGAGGGGTAG